One Curtobacterium sp. BH-2-1-1 genomic region harbors:
- a CDS encoding ABC transporter permease — protein sequence MVTLQEAAETRAVRAAARRAAPRTRRGIAWWQPVVVLAVLVGIWYAAAAYYDHVRGLAFLVPYPHLVAKAIVAPTMPDGSPSTFGSDLWSALARTTVVSLTGLGFAIVIGVVWAMAMAQAKWLENSLYPYAVVLQCVPILALVPLIGALFGYEFVSRVIVTVMIALFPMVSNTLFGLQSADRAQRELFQLQRAGRFAQLVKLQFPAALPSIFVGLRTSAGLSVIGAIVGDQFFQRGNPGLGVLIQVTASRLMGPELYATILIASLYGVAVFLVFGLIGRLAVGRWHDFS from the coding sequence ATGGTCACCCTGCAGGAGGCCGCCGAGACCCGCGCGGTCCGGGCCGCCGCCCGTCGCGCCGCTCCTCGGACCCGCCGCGGCATCGCGTGGTGGCAGCCCGTCGTCGTCCTCGCCGTGCTCGTCGGCATCTGGTACGCGGCGGCCGCGTACTACGACCACGTCCGCGGCCTGGCCTTCCTCGTGCCGTACCCGCACCTCGTGGCGAAGGCGATCGTCGCGCCGACGATGCCGGACGGGTCGCCGTCCACGTTCGGCTCCGACCTCTGGTCCGCCCTCGCACGCACCACCGTCGTCTCGCTCACCGGCCTCGGCTTCGCGATCGTGATCGGCGTCGTCTGGGCGATGGCGATGGCGCAGGCGAAGTGGCTCGAGAACTCGCTGTACCCGTACGCCGTGGTGCTGCAGTGCGTGCCGATCCTCGCCCTCGTGCCGCTCATCGGCGCACTGTTCGGCTACGAGTTCGTCAGCCGCGTGATCGTCACCGTGATGATCGCGCTGTTCCCGATGGTGTCGAACACGCTGTTCGGACTGCAGTCCGCCGACCGCGCGCAGCGTGAGCTGTTCCAGCTGCAGCGCGCCGGCCGGTTCGCCCAGCTCGTCAAGCTGCAGTTCCCCGCCGCGCTGCCGTCGATCTTCGTCGGTCTGCGCACCTCCGCCGGGCTGAGCGTCATCGGGGCGATCGTCGGCGACCAGTTCTTCCAGCGCGGCAACCCCGGGCTCGGCGTCCTCATCCAGGTGACCGCATCGCGCCTGATGGGCCCCGAGCTGTACGCGACCATCCTGATCGCCTCGCTCTACGGCGTCGCCGTCTTCCTCGTGTTCGGCCTGATCGGGCGCCTGGCCGTCGGCCGCTGGCACGACTTCAGCTGA
- a CDS encoding FAD-binding oxidoreductase has protein sequence MTTVTPTSVEALRAELVALLGERGVSADERTRARASVDEATMSPILSEQLPLGLADLVASPASADDIAATLQAAVRHGVPVTTRGKGTGNYGQGIPLHGGLVLDTSRARAVVEVGDGWITAEAGASMVALEQAAAATGQQLWMYPSTAQSTIGGFLSGGSGGTGSIAHGSNWQGFVTALDVALPGADELLHVEGDEAQPFVHTYGTAGVIARATVRLEPLQEWRAVYAAFPTFEDALVAVRTLRGLDPVPRLVSADRAEIAATLPSDLAVPDDRASLRAIIDDVVLDEARARIEAAGGEVLDVREGLQQTTKVSMLSYNHPIWWLKRNTSDTEYFHVEVGGEALIDRIAEVEAVYPGGMLHIEAAHVGPIGMLTAPYTGAEDVYAGYPALRELGVRVHSPHQYYVDHGVEELVALKQRTDPAGLLNPGHVIDPSLVVSGGSTASAQPVVPGFGK, from the coding sequence ATGACCACCGTCACCCCCACCTCCGTCGAGGCGCTGCGCGCCGAGCTCGTCGCACTGCTCGGTGAGCGCGGCGTGAGCGCCGACGAGCGCACGCGGGCCCGCGCCTCCGTCGACGAGGCCACCATGAGTCCGATCCTCAGCGAGCAGCTGCCCCTCGGCCTCGCCGACCTCGTCGCGTCGCCGGCCAGCGCCGACGACATCGCCGCCACCCTGCAGGCCGCGGTCCGGCACGGCGTCCCCGTCACCACCCGCGGGAAGGGCACCGGCAACTACGGCCAGGGCATCCCGCTGCACGGCGGCCTGGTCCTCGACACGTCGCGGGCACGCGCCGTCGTCGAGGTCGGCGACGGCTGGATCACCGCCGAGGCCGGCGCGTCCATGGTCGCCCTGGAGCAGGCGGCCGCCGCCACGGGCCAGCAGCTCTGGATGTACCCGTCCACCGCGCAGTCGACCATCGGCGGTTTCCTGTCCGGTGGTTCCGGCGGCACCGGGTCGATCGCGCACGGGTCGAACTGGCAGGGCTTCGTCACGGCGCTCGACGTCGCGCTCCCCGGCGCCGACGAGCTGCTGCACGTCGAGGGCGACGAGGCGCAGCCGTTCGTGCACACCTACGGCACCGCCGGCGTCATCGCCCGCGCCACCGTCCGGCTCGAGCCGCTGCAGGAGTGGCGAGCCGTCTACGCGGCGTTCCCCACCTTCGAGGACGCGCTCGTCGCCGTCCGCACGCTGCGCGGACTCGACCCGGTGCCGCGGCTCGTGAGCGCCGACCGTGCCGAGATCGCCGCGACGCTGCCGTCCGACCTGGCCGTCCCCGACGACCGGGCGAGCCTGCGAGCAATCATCGACGACGTCGTGCTCGACGAGGCCCGGGCACGGATCGAGGCCGCCGGCGGTGAGGTGCTGGACGTCCGCGAGGGGCTGCAACAGACCACGAAGGTGTCGATGCTGTCGTACAACCACCCGATCTGGTGGCTGAAGCGGAACACGAGCGACACCGAGTACTTCCACGTCGAGGTCGGCGGCGAGGCGCTCATCGACCGGATCGCCGAGGTCGAGGCCGTCTACCCCGGCGGCATGCTCCACATCGAGGCCGCGCACGTCGGACCGATCGGGATGCTCACCGCGCCATACACCGGGGCCGAGGACGTCTACGCCGGCTACCCGGCGCTCCGCGAACTCGGCGTCCGGGTGCACAGCCCGCACCAGTACTACGTCGACCACGGCGTCGAGGAGCTCGTGGCGCTGAAGCAGCGCACCGACCCCGCGGGGCTGCTCAACCCCGGGCACGTCATCGACCCGTCGCTCGTGGTCAGCGGTGGCTCCACCGCGTCCGCGCAGCCCGTCGTCCCGGGGTTCGGCAAGTGA
- a CDS encoding amidohydrolase family protein produces MDSSVPRPIALLRSALLPDGRSVDVAIDGETVSAVAPAGTLAAPTEETIDLGGRLLLTAPAEPHAHLDKALSADVIRPPLGDLGAAIASWTAHATTMTVEDIADRARSAALTLLAAGTTAVRSHVDVLSGRHSAADRPATTEQALRGARALVQVRDELAGLMDIELVALAGPLAPDEHVEAVLDLGVDLVGGAPHLAEDPLADVDRLLAIAHRRGLGVDLHADESLDGPVTLDHYARASRSLRRDRQYSAGHCVRLGTLGPERLAEVVADVAAADLGVITLPITNLYLQGWQYPVATPRGLTAIQALLDAGVRVAAGADNVRDPFNPVGRSDAFETASLLVSAGHVTPDQAYAMVSDTARSVMGLPAAGPVPGRRADLLAVAATSVTDAVANAPADRIVLSRGRLVARTEVRRTVAAPAAAAAAVPA; encoded by the coding sequence ATGGACTCGTCAGTGCCCCGCCCGATCGCCCTCCTGCGCTCCGCGCTGCTGCCGGACGGCCGGTCGGTCGACGTCGCGATCGACGGCGAGACCGTCTCCGCCGTGGCCCCGGCCGGCACCCTCGCGGCGCCGACGGAGGAGACGATCGACCTCGGCGGCCGGCTGCTCCTGACCGCACCGGCAGAACCGCACGCCCACCTCGACAAGGCCCTCAGCGCCGACGTCATCCGGCCGCCGCTCGGCGACCTCGGTGCCGCGATCGCCTCGTGGACCGCGCACGCGACGACCATGACCGTCGAGGACATCGCCGACCGGGCGCGGTCCGCCGCCCTCACGCTGCTCGCCGCCGGCACCACGGCCGTCCGGAGCCACGTCGACGTCCTCAGCGGCCGACACAGCGCGGCCGACCGGCCCGCCACCACGGAGCAGGCCCTGCGCGGCGCCCGTGCCCTCGTGCAGGTCCGCGACGAACTCGCCGGCCTGATGGACATCGAGCTCGTCGCCCTCGCCGGCCCGCTCGCCCCCGACGAGCACGTCGAGGCGGTGCTCGACCTCGGCGTGGACCTGGTCGGCGGCGCCCCGCACCTCGCCGAGGACCCCCTCGCGGACGTCGACCGACTCCTCGCCATCGCCCACCGACGGGGCCTCGGCGTCGACCTGCACGCCGACGAGAGCCTCGACGGCCCGGTGACCCTCGACCACTACGCCCGGGCATCCCGCTCGCTGCGACGGGACCGGCAGTACTCCGCCGGGCACTGCGTCCGGCTCGGCACCCTGGGGCCGGAGCGGCTCGCCGAGGTGGTCGCCGACGTCGCCGCAGCCGACCTCGGGGTGATCACGCTCCCGATCACGAACCTGTACCTGCAGGGCTGGCAGTACCCGGTCGCCACGCCGCGGGGACTGACCGCCATCCAGGCGCTCCTCGACGCCGGCGTCCGCGTCGCCGCCGGCGCGGACAACGTCCGCGACCCCTTCAACCCGGTCGGCCGGAGCGACGCCTTCGAGACCGCATCGCTGCTCGTCTCCGCCGGCCACGTGACGCCGGACCAGGCGTACGCGATGGTGAGCGACACCGCCCGGAGCGTGATGGGCCTCCCGGCCGCCGGTCCCGTCCCCGGGCGGCGCGCCGACCTGCTCGCCGTGGCCGCGACGAGCGTCACCGACGCCGTCGCGAACGCCCCCGCCGACCGCATCGTCCTGTCCCGCGGGCGACTCGTCGCCCGCACCGAGGTGCGACGGACCGTCGCCGCGCCGGCCGCAGCCGCGGCCGCCGTCCCCGCCTGA
- a CDS encoding pyridoxal 5'-phosphate synthase gives MPTDPLTLAASWLPTASDAPGPTMTLSTVGLDGYPDARTVLLSLFDGERLHFHTDSRSRKAAELAAVPRAAVTLHWPEAARQLVVVGDVAPVSDHEARAAYAARTRYLQVLAWVNDHASAADTPARRREAWAAFGRERAGTDLEPPSTWAGFALTPVRMVFWLGATDAASNRLAYHRRADGTWSRESWPG, from the coding sequence GTGCCGACGGACCCGTTGACCCTCGCGGCATCGTGGCTCCCCACCGCGTCGGACGCCCCGGGGCCGACCATGACCCTCTCCACCGTCGGGCTCGACGGCTACCCCGACGCCCGGACGGTCCTGCTCTCCCTGTTCGACGGGGAGCGCCTGCACTTCCACACCGACTCGCGCAGCCGCAAGGCCGCCGAACTGGCGGCGGTGCCCCGTGCCGCGGTGACCCTGCACTGGCCCGAGGCCGCGCGACAGCTCGTCGTGGTCGGTGACGTGGCGCCCGTCTCCGACCACGAGGCCCGTGCGGCCTACGCGGCCAGGACGCGGTACCTGCAGGTGCTCGCCTGGGTAAACGACCACGCGTCCGCTGCGGACACGCCGGCCCGGCGCCGCGAGGCCTGGGCGGCGTTCGGCCGCGAACGGGCCGGCACGGACCTCGAGCCGCCGAGCACGTGGGCGGGGTTCGCGCTCACACCGGTGCGGATGGTGTTCTGGCTCGGGGCGACCGACGCGGCGAGCAACCGGCTCGCCTACCACCGGCGCGCGGACGGGACCTGGTCGCGGGAGTCCTGGCCGGGGTGA
- a CDS encoding helix-turn-helix domain-containing protein, which translates to MSTGTTTETDRVVDDQTQRIGEHIRARRRAARLTLVQVAELTGLSHPFLSQVERGHSRASMVSLEKIAAALGTSQVELLAAGAPERPEHEVRLPEVIRAGEGARGPFSSGEARLLVHAGPHAFEPLEWVGDDTDLGEYFEHHEDEFLTVLAGRVHLDLRGREPLDLGPGDSAYYRGGTGHRWCSADGTRFHMIVVKETPRAGAIA; encoded by the coding sequence GTGAGCACCGGCACCACCACCGAGACCGACCGCGTCGTCGACGACCAGACCCAGCGGATCGGTGAGCACATCCGTGCCCGTCGACGCGCCGCACGACTGACGCTCGTCCAGGTCGCCGAACTGACCGGGCTGTCGCACCCGTTCCTCAGCCAGGTCGAGCGCGGGCACTCCCGCGCCAGCATGGTGTCCCTCGAGAAGATCGCCGCGGCGCTCGGCACGTCCCAGGTCGAACTACTCGCAGCCGGTGCCCCCGAGCGACCGGAGCACGAGGTCCGCCTGCCCGAGGTCATCCGTGCCGGCGAGGGCGCCCGCGGACCGTTCTCGAGCGGCGAGGCCCGGTTGCTCGTGCACGCCGGCCCGCACGCGTTCGAGCCGCTGGAGTGGGTCGGCGACGACACGGACCTCGGCGAGTACTTCGAGCACCACGAGGACGAGTTCCTCACCGTGCTCGCCGGCCGCGTGCACCTCGACCTGCGCGGACGGGAACCGCTCGACCTCGGGCCCGGCGACTCGGCGTACTACCGCGGCGGCACCGGCCACCGGTGGTGCAGCGCGGACGGCACCCGCTTCCACATGATCGTGGTCAAGGAGACCCCGCGCGCCGGAGCGATCGCGTGA
- a CDS encoding nitrate ABC transporter substrate-binding protein, with product MRTTSRLGVATAALAATAIALTGCAAGSSGSTGTTAATSSTASGPKVDLAGACPATVVVQTDWNPEGEHGHLYQMLGPNPVIDSSGKTVTGDLYANGKSTGVKLEIRAGGPAIGYTKVASQMYQDKDITLGYMSTDEQVQFSGNLPTTAVFAENDQSPMSIMWDPKTYPEVDSIKSLGKALEKDGGVVRYFNGAAYMTYLEQSGILPKKVLDGSYDGTPSKFVSAGGKDAQQGFATAEPYIYQNQVAAWGKKVDYALVSSTGWNPYPEAMSVRTGDLKKLEPCLQKLVPVMQQADVDYLKSPGATNDLITKLVQQYNNGWTYDSKVGAFAAAQMVKLGLAKDTDGYIGSMDEQRMQDFIAKATPVFAGTGDVKSGLKPSDLYTNEFLDKSIGLGS from the coding sequence ATGCGCACCACCTCCCGCCTCGGCGTCGCCACCGCCGCCCTCGCCGCCACCGCCATCGCCCTCACCGGCTGCGCGGCGGGGTCGTCCGGCAGTACCGGGACGACCGCCGCGACCTCGTCGACCGCCTCCGGGCCGAAGGTCGACCTCGCCGGCGCGTGCCCCGCGACCGTCGTCGTCCAGACCGACTGGAACCCCGAGGGCGAGCACGGCCACCTCTACCAGATGCTCGGCCCGAACCCGGTGATCGACTCCTCCGGCAAGACCGTCACCGGCGACCTCTACGCCAACGGCAAGAGCACCGGCGTCAAGCTCGAGATCCGAGCCGGCGGCCCGGCGATCGGCTACACCAAGGTCGCGTCGCAGATGTACCAGGACAAGGACATCACCCTCGGGTACATGTCCACCGACGAGCAGGTGCAGTTCTCCGGCAACCTGCCCACCACGGCGGTGTTCGCCGAGAACGACCAGTCCCCGATGTCGATCATGTGGGACCCGAAGACGTACCCGGAGGTCGACAGCATCAAGAGCCTCGGCAAGGCCCTCGAGAAGGACGGCGGCGTCGTCCGCTACTTCAACGGTGCCGCGTACATGACCTACCTGGAGCAGTCCGGGATCCTGCCGAAGAAGGTCCTCGACGGCAGCTACGACGGCACCCCGTCGAAGTTCGTGTCCGCAGGCGGCAAGGACGCGCAGCAGGGCTTCGCGACCGCCGAGCCGTACATCTACCAGAACCAGGTCGCGGCCTGGGGCAAGAAGGTCGACTACGCGCTCGTCTCGAGCACGGGGTGGAACCCCTACCCCGAGGCGATGTCGGTCCGTACCGGTGACCTGAAGAAGCTCGAGCCGTGCCTGCAGAAGCTCGTGCCGGTCATGCAGCAGGCCGACGTGGACTACCTGAAGTCCCCGGGTGCCACGAACGACCTCATCACGAAGCTCGTGCAGCAGTACAACAACGGCTGGACCTACGACTCGAAGGTCGGCGCGTTCGCCGCGGCCCAGATGGTGAAGCTCGGCCTCGCGAAGGACACCGACGGCTACATCGGGTCGATGGACGAACAGCGCATGCAGGACTTCATCGCCAAGGCGACGCCCGTCTTCGCCGGCACCGGTGACGTCAAGAGCGGCCTGAAGCCCTCCGACCTGTACACGAACGAGTTCCTCGACAAGTCCATCGGTCTGGGTTCCTGA
- a CDS encoding MFS transporter — MGDDVTTLRRVPGFLPYWSAATVSSFGSAVSAVAVPVLVVTVLHASPFELGLVNAAQFLPYAVFGLVVGAYVDRFRRKPLLIWASIGRGVSLGAIPVLWSTGLLDLWATAAVLFLFGILSVVGFAATQSLLPRIVPRPLLLAANARVDQSDAAAQTAGPALGGVLVSIVTAPVAIALDAVSYFIDAFLIARVRVVEHQPARPARTSLRSDIVDGLRWTYGNAVLRPLALSTHVWFLANAAGLTVFATLALRTLALPAALYGAVIAVSGIAMLVGATAATRLGTRFGAGRTIIAARAAYPIAWAAITLVTLGTGGAARPTTVVVLLVAFALHGAAAGCENANEMVLRQTVTPDALLGRVNGTMRSANRTLAAVGAVSGGALVTLTGDGFALLAVTVVFAVAVVVAAWSPLRSATVR; from the coding sequence ATGGGCGACGACGTGACCACGCTCCGTCGGGTGCCGGGCTTCCTCCCCTACTGGTCGGCCGCGACCGTCTCGTCGTTCGGGTCAGCCGTGAGCGCGGTCGCCGTGCCGGTCCTCGTGGTGACGGTGCTGCACGCCAGTCCGTTCGAGCTCGGACTGGTGAACGCTGCCCAGTTCCTCCCGTACGCCGTGTTCGGTCTGGTCGTCGGCGCCTACGTCGACCGCTTCCGGCGGAAGCCGCTGCTGATCTGGGCGAGCATCGGTCGCGGCGTGAGCCTCGGTGCGATCCCGGTGCTGTGGTCCACCGGGCTCCTGGACCTGTGGGCGACTGCGGCGGTGCTGTTCCTGTTCGGCATCCTGTCCGTCGTGGGGTTCGCGGCAACGCAGTCGCTCCTCCCCAGGATCGTGCCGCGCCCGCTCCTCCTGGCGGCGAACGCGCGGGTGGACCAGAGCGACGCGGCGGCGCAGACGGCGGGCCCAGCGCTCGGCGGGGTCCTGGTCAGCATCGTGACGGCGCCGGTCGCGATCGCGCTCGACGCGGTCAGCTACTTCATCGACGCGTTCCTCATCGCCCGGGTCCGCGTCGTCGAGCACCAGCCAGCGCGGCCAGCTAGGACGAGCCTCCGGAGTGACATCGTGGACGGTCTGCGCTGGACGTACGGCAACGCAGTGCTCAGACCGCTGGCCCTGTCCACCCACGTCTGGTTCCTCGCCAACGCCGCCGGCCTGACGGTGTTCGCGACCCTCGCCCTCCGCACGCTCGCGCTCCCCGCAGCGCTGTACGGAGCCGTCATCGCGGTCAGCGGGATCGCGATGCTCGTCGGCGCGACCGCTGCGACACGCCTCGGCACCCGGTTCGGTGCCGGCCGGACGATCATCGCCGCACGAGCCGCCTACCCGATCGCCTGGGCGGCCATCACGCTCGTGACGCTCGGTACCGGCGGCGCAGCACGGCCGACGACGGTCGTGGTCCTGCTCGTCGCCTTCGCCCTGCACGGTGCCGCAGCAGGCTGCGAGAACGCGAACGAGATGGTCCTCCGCCAGACCGTCACCCCGGATGCCCTTCTCGGCCGGGTGAACGGCACGATGCGCAGCGCGAACCGGACGCTCGCGGCGGTGGGAGCAGTGAGCGGGGGTGCCCTCGTGACCCTGACCGGGGACGGCTTCGCGCTGCTCGCCGTGACGGTCGTGTTCGCGGTCGCCGTCGTCGTCGCTGCGTGGTCACCACTGCGGAGCGCCACCGTTCGCTAG
- a CDS encoding carboxypeptidase-like regulatory domain-containing protein — MRQIIGTTLVVALATAALIGVAPPANAAGSGTIAVQLATPDGTPIRLADVELAAIGTDAVVGTATTDIDGTATFAGIPAPDTVTVTTRQLPPHGTDTYAPGLRSDIAVRGGTTVAVTVPLVRGATVQGGVVGPSGPAAGRLMYAWNEDTSQVFRTTSDSAGRYRFLGLSTGQYRIEAYASGTASPAVWKTRVYQQRGTLPASQVTLSQHYAHSDYDLAVFANTASRTLSPQLSGASVVVTEATSGASFSTRFSTLLDDEQTAQFQIPSGQYVVELRTTATATTPAGSLWLGRPGGVYRYVTDRAQAVPVKVVFGGFNGWGGTVPEAASR; from the coding sequence ATGCGACAGATCATCGGGACGACACTGGTCGTGGCGCTGGCAACGGCCGCGCTGATCGGTGTGGCGCCGCCGGCGAACGCGGCCGGGTCGGGCACGATCGCCGTGCAGCTCGCGACGCCGGACGGCACCCCGATCCGGCTGGCGGACGTCGAACTCGCCGCGATCGGCACCGACGCCGTCGTCGGGACCGCCACCACCGACATCGACGGCACCGCGACGTTCGCCGGCATCCCCGCCCCGGACACCGTGACGGTGACCACACGGCAACTCCCGCCGCACGGAACGGACACCTACGCCCCCGGACTCCGTTCGGACATCGCGGTCCGCGGTGGCACGACGGTCGCGGTGACCGTGCCGCTCGTCCGTGGCGCCACCGTGCAGGGTGGGGTGGTCGGCCCCTCGGGTCCCGCTGCCGGACGGCTGATGTACGCGTGGAACGAGGACACCTCGCAGGTGTTCCGGACGACCTCGGACAGCGCGGGACGGTACCGGTTCCTCGGGTTGAGCACCGGTCAGTACCGCATCGAGGCGTACGCCAGCGGCACGGCGTCGCCCGCCGTGTGGAAGACGCGGGTCTACCAGCAGCGGGGGACGCTCCCGGCGTCGCAGGTGACGTTGTCGCAGCACTACGCGCACAGCGACTACGACCTGGCCGTCTTCGCGAACACGGCGTCCCGCACCCTGTCGCCGCAGCTCAGTGGCGCGAGCGTCGTGGTGACGGAGGCGACGAGCGGAGCGTCGTTCTCGACCCGGTTCTCGACGCTGCTCGACGACGAGCAGACGGCCCAGTTCCAGATCCCCTCCGGGCAGTACGTGGTCGAGCTCCGGACGACGGCGACGGCCACGACGCCGGCGGGTTCCCTGTGGCTCGGCCGTCCGGGCGGCGTGTACCGGTACGTGACCGACCGGGCGCAGGCCGTCCCGGTGAAGGTCGTGTTCGGCGGGTTCAACGGGTGGGGTGGAACGGTGCCGGAGGCAGCGTCGCGCTGA
- a CDS encoding ABC transporter ATP-binding protein, with protein sequence MTTTAPPPVATTDTLLDFRNVEMTFPNGTIALQGVDLTVDRGQFVSVVGPSGCGKSTLLRIASGLETASDGSAGVAADRIGYVFQDATLLPWRTVQGNVELLAELGHVSKAERAAKAAHAIELVGLNGFETNLPKQLSGGMRMRVSLARSLTLDPELFLFDEPFGALDEITRERLNDELLRLFVEQQFAGLFITHSVSEAVYLSTEVIVMSGRPGSIVGRFDVPFPMPRDPDIRFTPEFAELVGEVSHALREGHR encoded by the coding sequence GTGACCACCACCGCCCCGCCACCCGTCGCCACGACGGACACGCTGCTCGACTTCCGCAACGTCGAGATGACCTTCCCGAACGGCACCATCGCCCTGCAGGGCGTCGACCTCACCGTGGACCGCGGCCAGTTCGTCTCGGTCGTCGGCCCGTCCGGCTGCGGCAAGTCCACGCTGCTCCGCATCGCCTCCGGCCTCGAGACCGCGTCGGACGGGTCGGCCGGTGTCGCGGCCGACCGCATCGGCTACGTCTTCCAGGACGCCACGCTCCTGCCCTGGCGCACCGTGCAGGGCAACGTCGAGCTGCTCGCCGAGCTCGGACACGTGTCGAAGGCCGAGCGAGCCGCCAAGGCCGCCCACGCCATCGAGCTCGTCGGCCTGAACGGCTTCGAGACGAACCTGCCGAAGCAGCTGTCCGGCGGCATGCGGATGCGGGTCTCGCTCGCCCGGTCGCTCACCCTCGACCCGGAGCTCTTCCTGTTCGACGAGCCGTTCGGTGCCCTCGACGAGATCACCCGCGAACGCCTCAACGACGAGCTCCTCCGGCTCTTCGTCGAGCAGCAGTTCGCCGGGCTCTTCATCACGCACTCCGTGTCCGAGGCCGTGTACCTCTCCACCGAGGTGATCGTGATGTCCGGGCGCCCCGGCAGCATCGTCGGCCGGTTCGACGTGCCGTTCCCGATGCCCCGCGACCCCGACATCCGCTTCACACCCGAGTTCGCCGAACTGGTCGGCGAGGTCTCGCACGCGCTCCGGGAAGGACACCGCTGA
- a CDS encoding AAA family ATPase, which yields MSKVLITGMSGTGKSSALMELATHGYRVVDTDDPGWREYRALPDPPDEAHQGEWMWVEAKISGLLDAVDDRSLFVQGCVRNQSEFSDRFDAIVLLSAPLDVMLDRVARRTTNPYGKTALERRMIEADLVEVEPLLRAGCTHELDAARPLHEVVSDLIVIASSASASG from the coding sequence GTGTCGAAGGTGCTGATCACCGGGATGTCGGGAACCGGGAAGTCGTCCGCGCTGATGGAGCTCGCGACGCACGGCTACCGGGTCGTGGACACCGATGATCCCGGGTGGCGCGAGTACCGGGCGCTGCCGGATCCACCCGACGAAGCGCACCAGGGCGAGTGGATGTGGGTCGAGGCGAAGATCTCCGGGCTCCTGGACGCGGTGGACGACCGCTCGCTCTTCGTCCAGGGGTGCGTCCGGAACCAGTCCGAGTTCTCCGATCGGTTCGATGCGATCGTGCTCCTGAGCGCTCCGCTCGACGTGATGCTCGATCGGGTCGCGCGCCGCACGACGAACCCCTACGGGAAGACCGCTCTCGAGCGCCGGATGATCGAGGCGGATCTCGTCGAGGTGGAGCCGCTCCTCCGCGCCGGATGCACGCACGAACTCGACGCGGCTCGACCGCTGCACGAGGTGGTGTCCGACCTGATCGTCATCGCGTCGTCCGCGAGCGCGTCCGGCTGA
- a CDS encoding creatininase family protein has product MSAGVSTVRSRRLAELSGPAVAAGFGPDTIVVQPTGAVEHHGPHLPLLTDHLLAEHIGGAAVEQAAAEGLDVWQLPTLSFTKSDEHSWAPGTVWLDSDTMFDTAVQIGRAVALTGAGTLVFANGHGGNVALLQVALREIRKRYGLKTFLMPTLARVPGPDGEDADELGLGIHGGAAETSMILHLRPDLVDMSLAERWVPEHIAGFEKIAFNGGPVSFGWLSDDFGTPGVVGDASRATASYGAVLWEHSVAEAVASLHEIARFDPAVSRPAVARPADAAVS; this is encoded by the coding sequence GTGAGCGCCGGAGTGAGTACGGTCCGCTCGCGTCGGCTCGCGGAACTGTCCGGTCCGGCCGTCGCGGCGGGCTTCGGGCCGGACACGATCGTCGTGCAGCCCACCGGCGCCGTCGAGCACCACGGCCCGCACCTGCCGCTCCTGACCGACCACCTGCTCGCCGAGCACATCGGCGGGGCGGCGGTCGAGCAGGCCGCTGCCGAGGGACTGGACGTCTGGCAGCTCCCGACGCTGTCGTTCACGAAGTCCGACGAGCACAGCTGGGCGCCCGGCACGGTGTGGCTCGACAGCGACACGATGTTCGACACCGCCGTGCAGATCGGCCGCGCGGTCGCCCTCACCGGTGCCGGCACCCTGGTGTTCGCCAACGGGCACGGCGGCAACGTCGCGCTGCTGCAGGTCGCCCTGCGTGAGATCCGGAAGCGCTACGGGTTGAAGACGTTCCTCATGCCGACCCTCGCCCGCGTCCCCGGCCCGGACGGCGAGGACGCGGACGAGCTCGGGCTGGGGATCCACGGCGGCGCGGCGGAGACGTCGATGATCCTGCACCTGCGCCCGGACCTGGTCGACATGTCGCTCGCGGAGCGATGGGTGCCGGAGCACATCGCCGGCTTCGAGAAGATCGCCTTCAACGGCGGCCCGGTGTCGTTCGGGTGGTTGTCCGACGACTTCGGGACGCCCGGGGTCGTCGGCGACGCCAGCCGGGCGACGGCGTCGTACGGTGCCGTCCTCTGGGAGCACTCCGTCGCCGAGGCCGTGGCGTCGCTGCACGAGATCGCACGGTTCGACCCGGCGGTGAGCCGTCCGGCGGTGGCCCGCCCCGCCGACGCTGCGGTCTCGTGA